Part of the Salmo salar chromosome ssa10, Ssal_v3.1, whole genome shotgun sequence genome is shown below.
TTTGGTGGAagattgtgcttgtttagctgtgtgcctgacaagactgtccagttcgtttgtgttttgtatacgtttattgtgtttcccttcttcaccaaataaaaagaagatgagtatatattttcccgctgcgtcttggtctttaccctacgacacccgtgaccaCTCTACAGTGTAGATTTGgaattgtgttttaggttattgtcctgatgaaaggtgaattcatatcccaatgtctggtggaaagcagattgaaACTCTAGGATTTTtcatgtgcttagctccattccgtttctttttttgtcctgaaaaactcctgtccttaatgattacaagcattaCAAACATAGcacgatgcagccaccactatgcttgaaaatatggtgagtggtactcagtaatgtgttgtattggattttccccaaacaaaaCACTTTGAATTCGggaacaaaaagtgaattgctttgccacattatttgcagtattactttagtgccttgttgccaacaggatgcatgttttggaatgtttgtattctgtacaggcttccttcttttcactctgtcaactacagtaggttagtattgtggattagctacaatgttgctgatccatcctcagtttaaaAAGtcacattggcctcatggtgaaatccatgagcggtttccttaccctccggcaactgagttaggcagggcgcctgtatctttgtagtgactgggtgtattgatgcaacatccaaagtgtaatgaataacttcaccatgctcaaagggatattcaatgtatatattttttacccttctaccaataggtgcacttctttgcgaggcattgaaaaacctccctttgtggttgaatctgtgtttgaaattcactgcttgactgagggaccttaacatataagtgtggggtacagagatagatagaggcagtcgttcaaaaatcatgttaaacactattattgctcaCAGAGTGAGTCCACGCAACTTATGTGACTGGTTAAGCACATTttaactcctgaacttatttaggcttgccataagaaaggggttgaatacttattgactcaagcatttcattttaaattaatttgCCATCATACATTTCTAaaagcataattccactttgacattatgggctattgtgtgtaggtcagtgaccaCAAATGTCGAGGAGATACGACACCACGATGGTGTGACCACACTTAGCACCTCCTTCTCCACTTCCCTCGCCTTTCCTTCCGTGTCCTCCTCGTCGCTGCAGGACGATTCTCAGATCTCTCCAACTGTCAGGAACACCCTTGATTTTGTGGAAATGCACTACCCCGTTGATTTACATTCAGCCGACTAAGATTTCTCCATAAGAATTCCCATTCAGTTCCTGAACTAAGTGGAATTGTGAGTGTAGAGCTCCCTAGGGGAGCCATCCTTACCTTTACTTGACGAGAACTCAGGCTTAGAGATTCAGTTCACTTCATGGATCTCCTTTCTTGCCAAAGTGTGACTGGGATTCAGAAAGATTCCACAATTCAGTTATATAGCAATGCTCTAGTCGTTCATGTGTTACTACTGCCACCTAGTGGTGCTTTAGATTAGTCCCTTTATGTGTAGTAAACTGTGCAGTAAATGATGCCTTTACAGTTTATATTGTAAATGGTGTCAAGTTATGTCATTGTATAATTGCTGTATATTATTCCTGATATTATTCCTGGCACTCTGCATTCTGCTTCCTCCTATATCTTGCCATCGTTGCGTTCTGACCAATGCCCAGAGGCGAACACACCCAAACCAAACCAGAAACCTACGAATAATACAGTCTTTAGCCTTCCATTACACATAACATTTGTAAACTGACCAGAATTTCCTATAACTATACAACACAAAAGTAAGATGCACAATGCTTACAATTTAAAGTCTGCAAATGACCTCCCTAAACATTGGTCTTTCTTGACTGTCAGGTCATCATTGCAGCTGGCAATATCACCTAGATAGAAAGAATAAAGAAAAGGAAAAGTTAGGAGCAATTACATAGGACCGAAGGCCAAGGAGGGTCATTGTTGAtttgcttgagagagagagagagagagagagagagagagagagagagagagagagagagagagagagagagagagagagagagagagagagagagagagagagagagagagagagagagagagagagagagagagagagagagagagagagagagagagagagagagagagagagagagagagagagagagagagagagagagagagagagagagagagagagagagagagctgcagggccagatggattaccaggacatgtgcaccgggcatgtgctgaccaactggcaggtgtcttcactgacattttcaacatgtccctgactgagtctgtaataccaacatgtttcaagcagaccaccatagtccctgtgcccaagaacacgaagacaacctgcctaaatgactacagacccgtagcactcacgtccgtagccatgaagtgctttgaaaggctggtaatggctcacatcaacaccattatcccagaaaccctagacccactccaatttgcataccgccaaaacaggtccacagatgatgcaatctctattgcactccacactgccctttcccacctggacaaaaggaacacctatgtgagaatgctattcattgactacagctcagcgttcaacaccatagtaccctcaaagctcatcactaagctaaggatcctgggactaaaaacctccctctgtgtcacgtcctgaccagcagagggagtaattgtattataatttggtcaggacgtggcagaagggtatttgttttgtatggttggggttgtgtgtattattaaaggggtgtttggtttatgtagtctggggtttgagtatatgttctagtgttggttttctatggttttctagtctgtctatttctgtgtggctcccgatcaggaacagctgtacttcgttgttcctgattgggagtcatatttaaaatgcttgttttcacctgtttagttgtgggtagttatctttagcactgctgttacTTTAGCATGTTAAACTGTCTTCTACTGTTCTTcgtttttggtgttcactttattaaataaataatcaagatgagcatccacattcctgctgcgttttggtcgtcCCTGcccaacgacacccgtgacactctgcaactggatactggacttcctgacgggccgcccccaggtggttagggtaagtagcaacacatctgccacgctgatcctcaacactggagccccccaggggtgtgggctcagtcccctcctgtactccctgttcacccacgactgcatggccaggcacgactccatcattaagtttgcagacgacacaacagtggtaggcctgatcaccgacaatgacatcctacccatgctagattacggagaatttatagattggcaggtaaaggtgctctcgagcagctagatgttctttaccattcggccaccAGATTTGCTACCAATgccccttataggacacatcattgCACTCTGTACTCctttgtaaactggtcatctctgtatacccgtcgcaagacccacttgttgatgcttatttataaaaccctcttaggcatcactcccccctatctgagatacctactggagtcctcatcctccacatacaacacctgttctgccagtcccattctgttaaaggtccacaaagcacacacatccctgggtccctcctcttttcagttcgctgcagctagcgactggaacgagctgttgtctctaccttcttgcccttcgcgctgttgtctgtgcccaataatgtttgcaccctggtttgtgctgctaccatgttgttgtcatgttgccatgttgtgttgctaccatgctgtgttgtcatgtgtttatgccatgctatgttgttgtcttaggtctctctttatgtaatggtGTGGTGTCTCTTTtgccatgatgtgtgtgtgtgtgtgtgtgtgtggtcctatatgtacagtatatagtttttaatcccagcccccatccccgcaggaagccttttgccttttggttggtcgtcattgtaaataataatttgttcttaactgactttcctagttaaataaaggttaaaaaaatacagTCATGTAaaatacagttcatatgaggaaaccagtaaattgaaataaatgaattaggccctaatctatggattttacatgactgggaattcagatatgcatctgtaggtcacagataccttaaaaaaaggtaggggagtggatcagaaaaccagtcagtatctggtgcgaCCACCATTTGCtaatgcagcgtgacacatctccttcgcctaGAGTtgctcaggctgttgattgtggcctgtgaaatgtcATTCCACTTCAATGGCTGTCTGAAGTTTCTGAATATTGGCGGTATAACTGgagcacgctgtcgtacacgtcgatccagagcatcccaaaaatgctcaatgggtgacatttctGGTCTGGTGAAtacgcaggccatggaagaactgggacattttcagcttccaggaattgtgtatagatccttgcaacatggggtcgtgcattatcatgctgaaacttgAGGTGATGGAGGTgtatgaatggcatgacaatgggcctcaggatctcgtcacggtatctctgtgtattcaaatttccatcgataaaattgtgttcattgtccgtagtttatgcctgcccataccataaccccaatgccaccatggggcactctgttcacaaagttgacatcCGCAAactgtgaggccggttgaacatacagccaaattctcttaaacaacattggaggcggcatatggtagagaaatgaattttaaattctctggcaacagctctagtggacattcctgcagtcagcatgccaattgcacactccctcaaaaagttaagacatctgtggcattgtgttgtgtgacaaaactgcacattatagagtggccttttattgtccccagcacaaggttcacctgtgtaatgttcatgctgtttaatcagcttgttgatatgccacacctgtcaggtggatggattatttggcATACCAGATATGCTCACtaccatttgagagaaataagcttttggtgCATATCGTAAATTTCTGGCATTTTTTATTTCAGATCacgaaacatgggatcaacactttaggtgttgagtttatatttttgtgtgtTCAGTGTACATGCCATTCCACATCTATTTTGGGTTATAATCATGTTATAATGCTCATATACTGAATATATGTTCATTCATACCATTGTTatcaatcaactgcattacacaTTACAATAATTCGAATTCAGATGCTAATCTGGTTGAcgacactagctagctaaccaaaccattaTGATGGTTATCTAGCATATTAGCTAGCCCGACTGCTACATCAGCAATAACAGCCGAGTGTAATCATAACGAATGCCTTAAACAGCAGTCCAAAACTACATATGAAATGCACAGGCAAATGCAAATCACTGTGGAATTCGTCTAGCTAGCTGATTACACTCCTGTTCCTTGTTATATCTGTGCAGTGGTTTTCCCAGACCAAGACTTCCTTGCATTCACAAAAGTACACAGTTGCGCGCGCGCTCAGTGCAAACCCGAAAAAAGTCCCAGCACAACAGAACATTTACATCTGGTGCAGAGATCACCATATTTTAGCACGGGGGAAAGTAACATAATTGGCTTATCGATAGGCTTGATGCGTTTATTTTGTTATGTCTTTGACCTACTGCTACATTAGAAAATGGCGGAGTCGGATGGTGGGGATTTCGCCTCGAATCGTCCGCAGAACAGGTGAGGATGACACTCGTGGTGAAATCAATATGGGAAAACTGTATGTAGACCAAAAGGCAGCCAGAGATAAATGGGCATGTGATAGGCCTACATGACATCCAGGAGAACATACCGGGTAAGGAATTAAACATTTTATAAATGTCAAACATTGGGCGAGAGGACGTTCGGGTGGATTTTCAAGAAAATCCCGAGGATACTGGCCTTTTTGCATGAATTGTCATATCTTTGCAGATTGATTCATTTATTGTACATTGTATCCATGGTAGGCTACATTATAGGCTAAATATTGCCAATGATAAGGTATGAGTAAGAAAGAATGTTAGGCTACCTGTTTGGAATTCTGTCGTAACATTGTTACGTTCATAGTTACAGATCCAGTCCAGGATAAAGGGATTTAGGGGTGCAGTTGAAATCGGCGAAGGGCTATATATTTTGGGGGTTCTTGtattggaattatattgaattcttCTTATATCACGTTATACCACAATAAACAAAGTTGAAATGCAGAGACTCCGAGATCATTGGGTGCTTTTTTAAAGTGACAGGTTGGCGCAAAATCTGTAACCTATATCCGCTGCGCGTATCAGCATAAAAGATGGGCCTTCTAGCAGTCGTAAGGACAAATATTCAGCAGGAGGCAGGTAGAAGTGCCAATTAGTGTTGGGTTTATTTACACAGCGCTGGTGTTTCAAAGGTGACGGTGATATTTACAAATATCTGAAAATGTCACCATGCAAAATAAAAAGCCTCATCAGGCAAAACCTGTCTTAACCAGTAAAGCACAGGATACAGCCTGCGCTTGAGGTACCCAAAAGTGAACTATTCTTGGCGCGCAGGACAGGTATATCAATGCATGCTAAAGTGCGCGCATTCACGCCATTAAACATGACGGAGAAACCGGACACATGCTCTCCAAACAAAGACAATTAAGAAATTGACTGTTAATGGTACACGCAATTAAATAAATCACAAGTGTTGCGCAGTTTGTGAGCTCTCCAAACAACTTTCCACTTGGAGAATGAGAATGATATTAGGCTATATTTAATGAATTACACACATTTCTGTAACCAAACATTCTAAATTAATGGGGGACTATGTTGTGATTAACAGTAACTTCACTGATTTAATATATATTTCATGGGGCattgataaacattgacaaacaATGAAATCGAACGTTCAgctgtccactaaccttttggtGATGCATTCTCTCCATAACAACACACAGTGGACACTGGGGTTGTCTCCAGACCATCCACTGGGGTTGTCTCCAGACTTCCATGTCACACCCAGGAACATTTTGCCGTGCGGTCATTTTCTCTCCAAGCCCGGGGAAAGGGTCAGAGCACACCATTTTCTCTCCAGGTTGCGGAGAGAGCTTGGTCATAATCAGTGTCAGTCAATGTCCGGATGAAAACCTCATACACCCCATCACAGGGCAGACACTCCTGCAGAGCACCCCCCATAGGAACACCAGAGGAgcaggaaggagacagacaggccTCCAACACTGCATCCTCAACAGGGCCTGACTGGTAACCTTGAACCCGCCCTTGTAAATCAAATATTACAGGCAGAGGCgtatcacgttattcacttagcctaCCACAGAGATGAGAAGTGTTTTTCCCACTTTCTATGGAAACCCAAAGGATTCACACCTAACTGCCCCCGTGGCTTTCCATAGCCCTACTACACACTCCGCGGTGCACTCTGCCCATTGTGCTGGCGCAGCGGAGATACCAATTTTTTTTATGCACCAACCTGTCACTCAATCATCTGAACTTTTTAGCTATTTTTATATAGGGACATACAACTAAAACTGAGGGGGCACAAGTTTGAACTGAGGGGGCTAAGCCCCCTTTAGCCCCCTCATGCATCTGGATAAGCAAATTTCCTCTGGCAGGTGCAGCACTGCAACACATTGCATAGTCCCTATTTCTTCAGCATCAAATGAAAAATGTTATGGCCTACTGTAGTTAATCCGTCACTTATTGATTTTAATGTAGCCTATAGCTAGTTTTTAGtttgacttttcttttttttattacaaatatataactTTTCAGTTGTGTCTTGTCAACCAAACCCAATCAAGAATTTGTCTCAAAACAGCCAAGCAGTCATAATTATTTGATTTCATTAGGTTTAATTGATAAGCTTGAAACATGTAACTGACTAGCCTTCTGCCAGTTACCAGAGGCACAGTCAGTCATACTGTAAGTCACCACTATAATTGACACACCACTTCCCGCATGTAGTCTATATATTGGATAAATATGTAGGCAACTTCATTCTATTTAACAAAATATAATGTTTCAACATAAACTGTGAGTTACAGTTATAATTTACCCCCAGGTATCAAAGACAGGCAGCCTATACTACTATTATCCATTGAGAAGGTCATATCCTCACTCAATATCTAGTGAGCTTAAATTGTCCTGAAAGTGGTGAACAATTCAAGATATTCTCTAGTGTTTAAGGGATATATATCACCATTAACACAGGCTTTGTGCTCTGAATACAAAAGAAGGCATTTATTCAAATGTAGCAGCTGAATAATTGAAAAGAAAAGGGAGTTGAGATGAGGGTGACGATGCAGCTGCTGGGAAAACGGATGGACAAAGTGCAGGAGAGCAAGAGCTCAGCACTGTCACTGATGCTACAACAGGATCAGTAAACTCTGACAAGCATCCTAGAAGCTTAATTGGCAGAAGATACGTGGAAATACTTTTTAAAATACCCTATTCTGATAAACTGATAGTGATAGGCCTTTTCTCTTCCAGTATGGCTAACCAGAATAGCACCCTGCGTTGCACGTTCTCAGCCCCAAGCCATAGCGCCACTCTCCTGCAGGGCTTGTCGGTCCTGCGAGTCCAGGGGCAGCTCCTGGATGTGGTGCTGGCCATCAATGAGGAGCGCTTCCAGGTTCACAAGGCAGTGCTGGCCTCCTGCAGTGACTACTTCAGGTGAGACTGACGCTGTGTCTCCAAAATGGCTTCTGCTACTCGTCTCCTTTCCTTTCATCTGCACTGGACACTGGATGTATTCTCTGACTATAGTGATACACTGACCGATAAAGAGAGACCCAGGTAAAGAGACGTACAAATCAAATCATTATACAGATGTAGAGGTGAAGGGAAGAGTGTGATTGTGTTGGTGAATTTGGCCTTGGTGTGAAATAATGATACATCAAAAGCTGAGTCAGATGAGAGGCATTAGTGGAGAGAAAGATGAATTGGTACAATATGTGGAACTGATAGGGAGGGACATAATAACATTACAGGTGTACAATGTGCAATGTGAATATGTTTAAATGAATAATCTGATGTTCTTGTCCTGATGTTGCATGGCAAGTAGGGGAGTGGTTCCGTGTCTAATTTACCCCAGATTAATATGTTGTTTAGAATGGGGGGGAGGCCAGCACAGGAGGCCAGCACTGCCTTAACATAAAGACAGTTATTTAAATGGCTTTCTCACTTACCTTGCAGAGCCATGTTCACCGGAGGCATGAGGGAGTCAAACAAGGACACCATTGAGCTGAAGGGCTTGTCCGCCCGCGGCCTGAAACACATAATTGACTTTGCTTACAGCGCAGACGTCACACTTGACCTGGACTGCATTCAGGATGTACTGGGAGCAGCTGTCTTTCTCCAGATGGTCCCAGTCGTGGAGCTCTGTGAGGAGTTCCTCAAGTCGGCCATGAGCGTAGAGACCTGCCTGAACATTGGCCAGATGGCCACCACCTTCAACCTGTCCTCCCTCAAAGAGTCTGTGGACACCTTTACCTTCCGCCACTTCCTGCAGATCGCGGAGGAGGAGGACTTCCTGCACATTCCCATGGAGCGCCTGGTCTTCTTCCTGCAGAGCAACAAGCTGAAGAACTGCAGCGAGATCGACCTGTTCCACGCTGCCATCCGCTGGCTGCAGCACGACGAGGCCCGCCGGGCCGGAGCCAACAAAGTGCTCTGCCATGTTCGATTCCCCCTCATGCGCTCCTCGGAGCTGGTGGACAGCGTGCAGACGGTGGACATCATGGTAGAGGACGTGCTGTGCAGGCAGTACCTCCTGGAGGCCTTCAACTTCCAGATCCTCCCCTTTCGTCAGCACGAGATGCAGTCCCCTCGGACCATGATCCGCTCCGAAGTAGTTTCGCTCATTACCTTTGGTGGGACACCCTACACTGACAATGATCGTACTGTGAGCAGTAAGGTGTTCTATCTTCCAGACATTGCAGCGCGTCAGTTCAAGGAACTAACGGAGGCGGAGACAGGTTCCAGCCACGCCTGTGTATCGGTGCTGGACAACTTTGTTTACGTAGTAGGCGGGCAGCACCTGCAGTACCGCAGCGGCGAAGGGGCGGTGAACATCTGCTTCCGCTATGACCCGCACCTGAGCCAATGGCTGCGCATCCAGCCGATGCAGGAGGGGCGTATTCAGTTCCAGCTCAACGTTCTTCAAGGACAACTCTACGCCACTGGGGGGCGCAATCGATCTGGAAGTCTGTCGTCCGTAGAGTGCTACTGTCCCAAGAAAAATGAGTGGACCTACGTGGAACCACTGAAACGCAGAATCTGGGGCCATGCAGGAACTCCCTGTGGTGACAAGCTTTACATCTCAGGGGGTTACGGTGTCTCGGTGGACGATAAGAAAGCCCTGCACTGTTATGATCCCACATCTGACCAATGGGACTTCAAATCGCCCATGAACGAGCCCAGAGTGCTTCATGCTATGATCAGCGCCAAAGACCGTGTTTACTGCCTGGGCGGTCGTATGGACCACGTGGACCGCTGCTTTGACGTCCTGGTGGTTGAGTATTATATTCCAGAGAATGACCAGTGGACCACTGTTAGCCCCATGCGAGCAGGACAATCTGAGGCAGGCTGCTGCTTGTTGGACAAAAAGATCTATATCGTTGGAGGGTACAATTGGCATCTAAACAATGTCACAAGCATCGTGCAAGTGTACAACACAGAGGCTGATGAGTGGGAGAGGGACTTGCACTTCCCTGAGTCTTTTGCAGGAATTGCGTGTACGCCGATCATACTTCCACAAACCACCACGCAACGGTAATCCCTCCGCCCAAAGTGACTGTGACAATTTGATTCCATGGGTGATTCCTCATGAAACCGAAAACCCCCAAAATACCATGATTTGGGGGATTTTCAGTCAATTTAATCCACAGAAGGGTCCTTTGGAAGAAGGATGGatgacacatacagtgccttcagaaagtattcacaccccttgactttttccacaacttgttgtgttactgcctgaatttaaaattgattcaatttggattttgtgtcactggcctacacacaataccccgtaatgttaaagtggaattatgtttttagaaatgtttacaaatgaacaaaaacctgaaatatcttgagtcaataagtagtcaacccctttgttatggcagttGCATGTACTCACTCTGTGCGATAATAGTGTTTATCATGATTTTCgaacgactacctcatctctgtaccccacacatacaattatccatAAGGTtcttcagtcgagcagtgaatttcaaacagagattcaaccacaaatgccagggaggttttccaatgcctcgcaaagaagggcacctatttgtaggaaaaaaagcagacattgaatatccctttcagtTAGCTCTaaggcagacattgaatatccctttgagcatgatcaagttattaattacattttggatggtgtattaatacacccagtcactacaaagatagaggGGTCCTTtgtaactcagttgctggagaggaaggaaaccactcaggggtttcactatgaggccaatggtgactttaaaacagttacagagttaaatGGAGAAACCTGAGgagggatcaacaacattgtagttactccataatactaacctaaatgacagagtgaaaagaaggaagtctgtacagactaaaaatattccaaaacatagatcctgtttgcaataaggcactaaagtaaaactgccccCCAAAAACggcaaataaattaactttatgtcctgaatacaagacaatattgaatgttcctgagtggcctagttacagttttgacttaaatcgacttgaaaatatatggcaagacttgaacatggctgtctagcaacggtcaacaaccaacttgacagctaGAAGAAGAAAAATATTAATGTTCAAATgttttacaatccaggtgtgcaaagttcttggagacttacccagaaagactcacagctgtaatcactaccaaaggtgattctaacatgtattgactcaggggtgtgaatacttatgtatgtttgatatttcatattcaataaatgtgcaaaaaattcCCAAAACATGTTTTGAATTTgttattatgggttattgtgtgtacatgggtgagataaaaaaaaaaaaaagtttttattcatttttaaattcaggcagtaacacaacaaaatgtggaataagtcaaggggtatgaatagtttctgaaggtactgtatttgacatttgtatcttaacacataattgagaaataatgaATTGAAGTTGGAATATTTGTGACATTTTCGCCTTAACTATGCCTCCTtaaagactccataatgtttcatctgttaAGATGTTGCTATAATATAGGCCACAGTGTATACTTCATCTTCCATCCTATGGTTGAGGTCCATGTGCTACATTATAATGAACTGTTTGAAATGATGTGAAGGCCAGAGCTAGTGTAAATGTATTAGTGGCCTTTTAATGGAAAATAAGTGTTAGCTCTAAGGACAGACT
Proteins encoded:
- the LOC106613638 gene encoding kelch-like protein 26 isoform X1, translated to MAESDGGDFASNRPQNSMANQNSTLRCTFSAPSHSATLLQGLSVLRVQGQLLDVVLAINEERFQVHKAVLASCSDYFRAMFTGGMRESNKDTIELKGLSARGLKHIIDFAYSADVTLDLDCIQDVLGAAVFLQMVPVVELCEEFLKSAMSVETCLNIGQMATTFNLSSLKESVDTFTFRHFLQIAEEEDFLHIPMERLVFFLQSNKLKNCSEIDLFHAAIRWLQHDEARRAGANKVLCHVRFPLMRSSELVDSVQTVDIMVEDVLCRQYLLEAFNFQILPFRQHEMQSPRTMIRSEVVSLITFGGTPYTDNDRTVSSKVFYLPDIAARQFKELTEAETGSSHACVSVLDNFVYVVGGQHLQYRSGEGAVNICFRYDPHLSQWLRIQPMQEGRIQFQLNVLQGQLYATGGRNRSGSLSSVECYCPKKNEWTYVEPLKRRIWGHAGTPCGDKLYISGGYGVSVDDKKALHCYDPTSDQWDFKSPMNEPRVLHAMISAKDRVYCLGGRMDHVDRCFDVLVVEYYIPENDQWTTVSPMRAGQSEAGCCLLDKKIYIVGGYNWHLNNVTSIVQVYNTEADEWERDLHFPESFAGIACTPIILPQTTTQR
- the LOC106613638 gene encoding kelch-like protein 26 isoform X4; the encoded protein is MAESDGGDFASNRPQNRAMFTGGMRESNKDTIELKGLSARGLKHIIDFAYSADVTLDLDCIQDVLGAAVFLQMVPVVELCEEFLKSAMSVETCLNIGQMATTFNLSSLKESVDTFTFRHFLQIAEEEDFLHIPMERLVFFLQSNKLKNCSEIDLFHAAIRWLQHDEARRAGANKVLCHVRFPLMRSSELVDSVQTVDIMVEDVLCRQYLLEAFNFQILPFRQHEMQSPRTMIRSEVVSLITFGGTPYTDNDRTVSSKVFYLPDIAARQFKELTEAETGSSHACVSVLDNFVYVVGGQHLQYRSGEGAVNICFRYDPHLSQWLRIQPMQEGRIQFQLNVLQGQLYATGGRNRSGSLSSVECYCPKKNEWTYVEPLKRRIWGHAGTPCGDKLYISGGYGVSVDDKKALHCYDPTSDQWDFKSPMNEPRVLHAMISAKDRVYCLGGRMDHVDRCFDVLVVEYYIPENDQWTTVSPMRAGQSEAGCCLLDKKIYIVGGYNWHLNNVTSIVQVYNTEADEWERDLHFPESFAGIACTPIILPQTTTQR
- the LOC106613638 gene encoding kelch-like protein 26 isoform X2, which encodes MANQNSTLRCTFSAPSHSATLLQGLSVLRVQGQLLDVVLAINEERFQVHKAVLASCSDYFRAMFTGGMRESNKDTIELKGLSARGLKHIIDFAYSADVTLDLDCIQDVLGAAVFLQMVPVVELCEEFLKSAMSVETCLNIGQMATTFNLSSLKESVDTFTFRHFLQIAEEEDFLHIPMERLVFFLQSNKLKNCSEIDLFHAAIRWLQHDEARRAGANKVLCHVRFPLMRSSELVDSVQTVDIMVEDVLCRQYLLEAFNFQILPFRQHEMQSPRTMIRSEVVSLITFGGTPYTDNDRTVSSKVFYLPDIAARQFKELTEAETGSSHACVSVLDNFVYVVGGQHLQYRSGEGAVNICFRYDPHLSQWLRIQPMQEGRIQFQLNVLQGQLYATGGRNRSGSLSSVECYCPKKNEWTYVEPLKRRIWGHAGTPCGDKLYISGGYGVSVDDKKALHCYDPTSDQWDFKSPMNEPRVLHAMISAKDRVYCLGGRMDHVDRCFDVLVVEYYIPENDQWTTVSPMRAGQSEAGCCLLDKKIYIVGGYNWHLNNVTSIVQVYNTEADEWERDLHFPESFAGIACTPIILPQTTTQR
- the LOC106613638 gene encoding kelch-like protein 26 isoform X3; protein product: MASATRLLSFHLHWTLDVFSDYSDTLTDKERPRAMFTGGMRESNKDTIELKGLSARGLKHIIDFAYSADVTLDLDCIQDVLGAAVFLQMVPVVELCEEFLKSAMSVETCLNIGQMATTFNLSSLKESVDTFTFRHFLQIAEEEDFLHIPMERLVFFLQSNKLKNCSEIDLFHAAIRWLQHDEARRAGANKVLCHVRFPLMRSSELVDSVQTVDIMVEDVLCRQYLLEAFNFQILPFRQHEMQSPRTMIRSEVVSLITFGGTPYTDNDRTVSSKVFYLPDIAARQFKELTEAETGSSHACVSVLDNFVYVVGGQHLQYRSGEGAVNICFRYDPHLSQWLRIQPMQEGRIQFQLNVLQGQLYATGGRNRSGSLSSVECYCPKKNEWTYVEPLKRRIWGHAGTPCGDKLYISGGYGVSVDDKKALHCYDPTSDQWDFKSPMNEPRVLHAMISAKDRVYCLGGRMDHVDRCFDVLVVEYYIPENDQWTTVSPMRAGQSEAGCCLLDKKIYIVGGYNWHLNNVTSIVQVYNTEADEWERDLHFPESFAGIACTPIILPQTTTQR